The proteins below are encoded in one region of Mauremys reevesii isolate NIE-2019 linkage group 15, ASM1616193v1, whole genome shotgun sequence:
- the TMEM238L gene encoding putative transmembrane protein LOC100289255 homolog codes for MACGCGRCTVFLLGALALDAAGLALVLVGSVAQPARAGRPYGDCLVLSGALLLFLSLLCWLLWYAGNLRGVPASELPPGARSPAPAPRSSLLRLASKLSERLSQHRPPLPGPSPPAPGPLELRHLCAMESPGAHGDRLV; via the coding sequence ATGGCCTGCGGCTGCGGGCGCTGCACAGTTTTCCTGCTTGGGGCGCTGGCCCTGGACGCGGCCGGGCTGGCGTTGGTGCTGGTGGGGTCGGTGGCGCAGCCGGCCCGGGCTGGGCGGCCGTACGGGGACTGCCTGGTGCTGTCCGGCGCGCTGCTGCTCTTCCTCTCGCTGCTCTGCTGGCTGCTGTGGTACGCGGGGAACCTACGCGGGGTGCCGGCCTCCGAGCTGCCCCCCGGGGCCCGCAGCCCCGCGCCCGCGCCGCGCTCCAGCCTGCTCCGCCTGGCCAGTAAACTCTCGGAGCGTCTGTCCCAGCACCGCCCGCCGCTGCCCGGCCCTTCCCCGCCGGCCCCCGGGCCGCTGGAGCTTCGCCACCTGTGCGCCATGGAGAGCCCGGGGGCGCACGGGGACCGGCTGGTGTGA